The Camelus bactrianus isolate YW-2024 breed Bactrian camel chromosome 11, ASM4877302v1, whole genome shotgun sequence genomic interval CATCGTGTGATTTAGAATgaccctctccctttctctccataACCATCCTCCTGATCACTTTCCTTCTGATTTGCTACAGTCGTTCTCTCTCTACTGTAACGTATTGCTCACGTCTGATGATGTTTATAATCATGAAGTCAGTCATCTCACTCCCAACTGTCATCCTTTAATAGCTTTAAGTCTCTGAGGGCATCTCTGAGTAGACTCCAGGACCTCTGTTCTGTCTCCTGTCTTCCTCCCCAGGCATAGTCTTCACCACTGTTACCTGTTTTATTCCCTCACAAGAAACTGCATCTAGTTTTCCTGAGCATGTCATATTTCCCCTCCATATTCCACATTTTCCCCCTTACATCTGCCCCCAGAAATCTTCACTTACTCTGTTCTCCCAGGACTGGCTGTGCATGCGTCCACTGTAGCACTTAGATGGTATCATTGCCGACCTGTTTGTCTTCTTGGTAGACTCAGGCTTGTCAAGCACaaggatttctgttttcttccttgcaTCCCCAGCACTTATTAGATTACCAGTTAAAtgcaaatttaattaaaataaaataaagtgaaacaaaatgTTATTTGTGCAAGGAGGTGGGATTCACAGCCTTCTTCAGGGTTAGGGTAGGAATACTCTTATTGGCCATGCTTAAAAGCAGAgacaagaggggagggtatagctcaagtggtagagcgcatgcttagcatacacaaggccctgggttctatccccagtacctctaaaaataaataaataagtaacctgAATTGCCTTCCcgcctaaaataaataaatagataaaaagtgcaacacatttgaaaaaaaaaattgggggaaaaaatcagagaCAAGACTTCTGTCTTGTGTACCCCCAAGCCCTCTCCCTTCCTGACATTCACTCAAAGAACATGACTATAAGGACAAGACTGAACTTTCCTCCTAGgcactccagttttgaaaaatcTTAGAAATCTACCCTTTGTTATCACTGAATTCTCTTTGTTCCCTAGGAGACTTGAGTGAAAATTCTGTGGAGAATCTTCAAGGGAAAGGACTTAGGTATCTATTACATGAAGAGCTTCCCTGCTGGCCAGTTTTGGAAGAGATGGCCAGTACAGTAACTGGGAGTCAGGATTAAATTGTGACTCTTCAAGGGGAAGTGTAAAGGAACCCTGAACTAGATCTTTCCACCCATCAAAAGTGGGGAGAAGCATCTCCTTATATTTCTAGAAACAAGAGCAATGTGGTAATCCCTCAAAGTGATGATTTATGAAACATGgaaaggagagaatatttgtctttgaaaGTACCAAACCCAATGGCCACACCAGACTCCTCAGTGACGTCCTGTAAGAATGAGCCCCAGGACCCTCAGGAAAGCAAAAGTCTGTTTGAAGGAGACACCAAGAGAAAGGTGACAGGCAGAAAGAGTCCTCCCATCGACCACTTTTCAGAGAACCTTCAAACCAAACCGGTGTCTGATGTAACAGAAGAAGTCTTGCCGTTGTGCAAAAGTGAGGCAGTTTGCCAGAATGGCCAGTTGAAAGAATCTTCAGATGCCTTGGACGGTAACCGCAAAGACACTTACGGTTGGAAGTCCCGGGTGGTTGGCCTTAGTCATCAGAGAGCTCGTTCGGAGGAGAAGCCCATCATTACCCAGCATGACTGTGGGAAAATACGCACCACCAGCCCAGATGGTCACCCCAGTGAGAAAATCCACACGGCAGAGAAACTGTACAGGTGTAGTCAGTGTGGTAAGGACTTCAGTGAGCGCTCCGAACTCATCTTTCATCAGAGAGGCCACACAGAAGAAAAGCCCTATAGATGTGATCAGTGCGGGAAGGGCTTCACCCGGAGCTCAAGTCTCCTCATCCATCGCGAAGTCCACGCAGACGAGAAACCTTATAAGTGTGACAAGTGTGGGAAGGGCTTCACGAGGAGTTCGAGTCTGCTCATCCACCACTCGGTCCACACAGGCGAGAAGCCTTACAAATGTGACAAGTGCGGGAAGGGCTTCAGCCAGAGCTCCAAGCTGCACATCCACCAGCGAGTGCACACGGGTGAGAAGCCCTATGAGTGCGGGGAGTGCGGTATGAGCTTCAGCCAGCGCTCTAACCTGCACATCCACCAGCGCATCCACACCGGGGAGAGGCCCTACAAATGTGGAGAGTGCGGGAAGGGCTTCAGTCAGAGTTCCAACCTGCACATTCACCGGTGCATACACACGGGGGAGAAGCCTTACCAGTGCTATGAGTGTGGCAAGGGCTTCAGCCAGAGCTCGGACCTCCGCATCCATCTCAGAGTCCACACCGGAGAGAAGCCATATCACTGCGGCAAGTGCGGGAAGGGATTCAGCCAGAGCTCCAAGCTCCTCATCCACCAGAGAGTCCACACCGGAGAGAAGCCCTACGAGTGCAGCAAGTGTGGGAAGGGCTTCAGCCAGAGCTCCAACCTCCACATCCACCAGCGGGTTCACAGGAAGGATCCCCATTAAATGAGGTCTTCAGTCACATGCTCGTGCTCTGAAGACTTAAATGTTTTTAACATCACTCTTACTTTCATATTCTCAGGAGTAGTAAGAGCTGTTCAGATATGTTCTCTCTCTGAAAAGCATTCATTTAAAGTATTTAAGCATAAGTACCAAGCACTTTGTTATTCTGTACAGTGAATTgattgttctttttccttagttGGGTGGAGTGAAAACGTCTGTACTTTGCTGTTCAGCCAGTGTTACCAGAACTCCATATCCTACCGAGTATTTTCAAGTGTAAGAACCTTATATTTGTCCAAGCAGAACACGTTTCCCTTTGTTCACGTTCTCTGAGAAACTGgaattttgctttctcttcaaaTCGTGTGCCTTGTGTTTTTCATATTTCCTTCCAGCCCTGAGGAGCCCTCTCTAAACTGATGGTACAGTATGTTAGTGTCGGGTCCAGCGGGTGGTTGGAGATATAATTGGCATGGAAATCTCTTGTGTTTATCGCACACACGTACTGCAGCCTGTGGCCTCAAAAGAAGGTGGAAAAGAGCATTCGTGCAGTGCACCCCACACACTACAGGATGTAGAGACCTCTTCCCACTCTCCCCACAAGGCAGCTGCTCAAGGACATAATCGTTCTTTTTCCTGGGTGCAGCTTGTCTCCTGGCATTCTTCCACCTCAGCTGACTCCTCCCCCCTAAACAAACTAAAGCCAGGTAGGGTATATACACCACGTTGAAACATGTCAAATGaagttgaaatatatttaaatatatttaatttctctctcagCACTTACCTctcttatttccttaattttcttcaCCTCTCATGTTCCatactaaacaaaacaaaacagtcagAAGCAAAAGTgctcatatttttctctttgggcTTATCTCCTGTTTTAATATTTGATAGACCCCaaaaaagtcatttgtttttGCAGCGTTGTTACCGAGTTGAACTTGGGTCCCCTCGCCTGTGCACACTAAAGGCAATCTACCGACACCAGGTTgcagtgaaggaaagtgcagtgtcTATTGCAGGGCCCCAAGCACGGAGCCCAGGTAGCCAGTGCTCAAAAGGCCTGAATTCCCCGATGgatttcagggaaaggtttttaaagacagagtgACGGAGGAGGGTTgtggggtgtgtgatcagctcgtggacagtcctctgattggttggtggtgaggtaatcgGGAGTCAACATCACCAACCTTCTGGCTCCAAGCAGTCTAGGGTCTCTGTGCTTTTGGGCAGCATGCAGTTagcttcttccacctggtgggggtttgaGTATCTGCAAAACATCTCAAAAGATATGGCTTAGAATATTATctgtagcccttgaggaggaactaaaggtcctcaACTTTGTTCAgtggctaaactattatttttttgtcTTGCTGGGCTGGTTTccattctttctgcattttctcactttggaactcagggaaggcctaggagactaaagtttttctacagacaagaagTAGGCAGAGGACATGGTGAGGGTCGGGGGTCTGTTCCGGGAAGGCCCCATGGGGTCCTGCCTGATTTCAGCATCCCTTTAGACCTGTAGACATctaatgcatatttataaaacCTTTTAAATACTTATCTaaaagtacttaaaataaaaatagctacctaaaaaaaatttttaatcatatttggAAAGTATTTGGGGGATGACCAGGCTTAAAATACGCACTGTATCATGTATAATTCACTTGGGGTGTAAAGCTAGGACACCTCAAAGAATTAGGTGTTCATCCCCTAGAAGTTAAGAAGCTGGTGCAACAGTTGAGAGAAAAATGAGTGCAAATACATAACTAAAGTGAAAGTTACTATACAGTGAGCTCCTAATTGCAGCCTTGATCCCCCAAGCAGTGCTCAGGGGGCTCCAATGATTAGTATCCATTCATGAAAAATGGTAGGGGAAATATGGATGCTTTATTTATTAGCTTGAGAAGGTGGGGTTGTAGCTGGCACATCCTAATAAAGGTAACCTGAAGCAGTTAACTGGACCTAGATAACAGGGAAGGT includes:
- the ZNF239 gene encoding LOW QUALITY PROTEIN: zinc finger protein 239 (The sequence of the model RefSeq protein was modified relative to this genomic sequence to represent the inferred CDS: substituted 3 bases at 3 genomic stop codons); this translates as MPENYSHVISVGDLSENSVENLQGKGLRYLLHEELPCWPVLEEMASTVTGSQDXIVTLQGEVXRNPELDLSTHQKWGEASPYISRNKSNVVIPQSDDLXNMERREYLSLKVPNPMATPDSSVTSCKNEPQDPQESKSLFEGDTKRKVTGRKSPPIDHFSENLQTKPVSDVTEEVLPLCKSEAVCQNGQLKESSDALDGNRKDTYGWKSRVVGLSHQRARSEEKPIITQHDCGKIRTTSPDGHPSEKIHTAEKLYRCSQCGKDFSERSELIFHQRGHTEEKPYRCDQCGKGFTRSSSLLIHREVHADEKPYKCDKCGKGFTRSSSLLIHHSVHTGEKPYKCDKCGKGFSQSSKLHIHQRVHTGEKPYECGECGMSFSQRSNLHIHQRIHTGERPYKCGECGKGFSQSSNLHIHRCIHTGEKPYQCYECGKGFSQSSDLRIHLRVHTGEKPYHCGKCGKGFSQSSKLLIHQRVHTGEKPYECSKCGKGFSQSSNLHIHQRVHRKDPH